In Nocardioides marinus, one DNA window encodes the following:
- a CDS encoding ExeM/NucH family extracellular endonuclease — MPTTSWGAGRRLALLSAGSLGLATLATGLSLAPAQAVSTGLVISEAYGGGGNAGATFTHDFIELHNPTDAPISVDGMSVQYRSSGGTAAATGVTPLSGIVPAGGHYLVQQGAGAGGTTPLPTPDAVGNVSMSGTAFTVWLTQGTTALNPGTGSVTSVPGVVDLLGVNSNTFETTKTPGASNTTSASRTSPDGDVNAAEFTLGAPDPQNSASDGPDPDPEPTEATIAEIQGEGSTSPLVGTEVVTTGVVTAVPRFLYGFYLQTPGTGGEAERAGSDGVFVYFPQGAGSITVEPGDHVQVTGDVTEYAGQTQVVSSQAGVVELSEPAEPVTAYAGAWPASDAEKEALEGMLFDPTGERFTVTNTYSTNQYGEVGLALGDTPLIQPTEVADAQDLAAIAAVEADNAARAITLDDGSGTDYTRSQFLTPPYVSNTDPVRVGAAATFTEPVVLTEGGSPSNPTYRFQPTTSVSGPDYTSTSPAVFENTRTAAPEEVGGDLSVASFNVLNYFTTLGDADDDNVGDNGCLAYVDRDGDGNNVRGGCDQRGAWDPADLQRQQEKIVAAINTLDADVVGLMEIENSAALGEQPDEATEALVAALNAAAGEQKWAANPSSDELPPASEQDVITNAIIYQPANVERVGEARALGDQSASGQAFGNAREPIGQVFAPVGGGEEFLFVVNHFKSKGSGADDGTGQGNANPDRIAQAEALAAWVPGIAAETGTDAVLLAGDFNAYSMEDPMQVLHDAGYTDTETASTDEEWSYSFSGLSGSLDHVLANDAALAAVTGVDIWNINSGESVAMEYSRWNYHGTDFHDAGPFRSSDHDPVKVGLDLVPEAPQTAPSTVALEVRPKEPKAGKGNLTFKVEVTSDAGVPTGTVTVTAGGVEVSGELDKHGRVNLHLPNPFGTPGDHTITAAYAGDDAVSASETSEVLTVRR, encoded by the coding sequence GTGCCCACCACCTCTTGGGGCGCAGGCCGCCGGCTCGCGCTGCTCAGCGCCGGCTCGCTCGGCCTCGCCACCCTGGCCACCGGTCTGAGCCTGGCCCCCGCCCAGGCCGTCAGCACCGGTCTCGTCATCAGCGAGGCCTACGGCGGCGGCGGCAACGCCGGCGCCACGTTCACCCACGACTTCATCGAGCTGCACAACCCCACCGACGCACCGATCAGCGTCGACGGGATGTCGGTGCAGTACCGATCCTCCGGGGGCACCGCCGCCGCGACCGGCGTCACCCCGCTCTCCGGCATCGTGCCCGCCGGCGGGCACTACCTGGTCCAGCAGGGCGCAGGCGCCGGAGGCACGACCCCGCTGCCCACTCCCGACGCGGTCGGCAACGTGTCCATGTCGGGCACCGCCTTCACGGTGTGGCTGACCCAGGGCACCACCGCCCTCAACCCCGGCACCGGCTCGGTCACCTCGGTGCCCGGCGTCGTCGACCTCCTCGGCGTCAACAGCAACACCTTCGAGACGACGAAGACCCCCGGGGCGTCGAACACCACCTCCGCCTCGCGGACCAGCCCCGACGGCGACGTCAACGCCGCCGAGTTCACCCTCGGCGCACCCGACCCGCAGAACTCCGCCTCCGACGGGCCCGACCCCGACCCGGAGCCCACTGAGGCCACGATCGCCGAGATCCAGGGCGAGGGCTCGACCAGCCCCCTCGTGGGCACCGAGGTGGTCACCACCGGCGTCGTGACCGCGGTGCCGCGCTTCCTCTATGGCTTCTACCTCCAGACCCCCGGCACGGGCGGCGAGGCCGAGCGCGCCGGCTCCGACGGCGTCTTCGTCTACTTCCCCCAGGGTGCCGGCAGCATCACCGTCGAGCCCGGTGACCACGTGCAGGTCACGGGTGACGTCACCGAGTACGCCGGCCAGACCCAGGTCGTGTCCTCGCAGGCCGGGGTCGTCGAGCTGAGCGAGCCGGCCGAGCCGGTGACGGCGTACGCCGGTGCCTGGCCCGCCTCCGACGCGGAGAAGGAGGCGCTGGAGGGGATGCTGTTCGACCCGACCGGCGAGCGGTTCACCGTCACCAACACCTACTCCACCAACCAGTACGGCGAGGTCGGGCTGGCCCTGGGCGACACCCCGCTCATCCAGCCGACCGAGGTCGCCGACGCGCAGGACCTCGCCGCGATCGCCGCGGTCGAGGCCGACAACGCCGCCCGGGCGATCACGCTGGACGACGGGTCGGGCACCGACTACACCCGCAGCCAGTTCCTCACGCCGCCCTACGTCTCGAACACCGACCCGGTCCGGGTCGGCGCCGCGGCGACCTTCACCGAGCCGGTGGTGCTCACCGAGGGCGGCTCGCCGAGCAACCCGACGTACCGCTTCCAGCCGACGACCTCGGTCAGCGGCCCGGACTACACGAGCACCTCGCCGGCGGTCTTCGAGAACACCCGCACGGCGGCGCCCGAGGAGGTCGGCGGCGACCTGAGCGTGGCGTCGTTCAACGTGCTCAACTACTTCACCACCCTCGGGGACGCCGACGACGACAACGTGGGCGACAACGGCTGCCTGGCCTACGTCGACCGTGACGGCGACGGCAACAACGTGCGCGGCGGCTGCGACCAGCGCGGCGCCTGGGACCCGGCGGACCTGCAGCGCCAGCAGGAGAAGATCGTCGCCGCGATCAACACCCTCGACGCCGACGTCGTCGGCCTGATGGAGATCGAGAACTCCGCCGCGCTCGGCGAGCAGCCCGACGAGGCCACCGAGGCGCTCGTCGCCGCACTCAACGCGGCCGCGGGGGAGCAGAAGTGGGCGGCCAACCCGTCGTCCGACGAGCTGCCGCCGGCCTCGGAGCAGGACGTCATCACCAACGCGATCATCTACCAGCCGGCGAACGTCGAGCGGGTGGGCGAGGCCCGTGCACTCGGTGACCAGTCGGCCTCGGGCCAGGCCTTCGGCAACGCCCGGGAGCCGATCGGCCAGGTGTTCGCGCCCGTGGGTGGCGGCGAGGAGTTCCTCTTCGTGGTCAACCACTTCAAGTCCAAGGGCTCCGGCGCCGACGACGGCACCGGCCAGGGCAACGCCAACCCCGACCGCATCGCGCAGGCCGAGGCCCTCGCGGCCTGGGTCCCCGGCATCGCGGCCGAGACCGGCACCGACGCGGTGCTGCTCGCCGGCGACTTCAACGCCTACTCGATGGAGGACCCGATGCAGGTCCTCCACGACGCCGGCTACACCGACACCGAGACCGCTTCGACAGACGAGGAGTGGTCCTACTCCTTCAGCGGCCTGTCCGGCTCGCTGGACCACGTGCTCGCCAACGACGCGGCCCTGGCAGCCGTGACCGGCGTGGACATCTGGAACATCAACTCCGGTGAGTCCGTGGCCATGGAGTACTCCCGGTGGAACTACCACGGCACCGACTTCCACGACGCCGGTCCGTTCCGTTCGAGCGACCACGACCCGGTCAAGGTCGGCCTCGACCTCGTCCCGGAGGCCCCGCAGACCGCGCCCTCGACGGTGGCGCTCGAGGTCCGGCCGAAGGAGCCCAAGGCGGGCAAGGGGAACCTGACCTTCAAGGTCGAGGTCACCAGCGACGCAGGCGTGCCCACCGGCACGGTGACCGTCACCGCGGGTGGCGTCGAGGTCAGCGGTGAGCTGGACAAGCACGGGCGGGTGAACCTGCACCTGCCGAACCCGTTCGGCACCCCCGGTGACCACACCATCACCGCGGCGTACGCCGGCGACGACGCGGTCTCCGCCTCCGAGACCTCGGAGGTGCTGACCGTCCGTCGCTGA